The proteins below are encoded in one region of Bacillus sp. 2205SS5-2:
- a CDS encoding restriction endonuclease subunit S, with the protein MNNKEKTKLVPRLRFPEFRSTGEWKIITLNNLANKITKRNKDNIVNRVLTNSAVEGVVDQSDYFDRKVANQNNLENYFVIEEGDYVYNPRISVTAPVGPISKNKVGRGVMSPLYTVFRFEKPNNDFYEHYFKTVLWHPYLKRVSNTGARHDRMSISNGDFMKMPLPYNSEAEQQKIADCLSSLDDLIAAEEDKLRTLKAYKKGLMQKMFPAEDKTVPEWRFSDFKDSGEWIKTTLGQLGELVSGLTYSPNDIRENGLLVLRSSNIKNNVITLDDNVYVRTDIRGANLSFENDILICVRNGSKALIGKNAIIPKGMPLCTHGAFMTVFRTKFSKFVFQLLQSTAYNKQVKADLGATINSINGTKLKNYIFYIPKDIKEQEKIANCLSALDTLITAQAEKIESLRIHKKGLMQGLFPSIEEVSE; encoded by the coding sequence ATGAATAATAAAGAGAAAACGAAGTTGGTGCCGAGACTAAGGTTTCCGGAGTTTCGCTCAACGGGAGAATGGAAAATAATCACTCTAAATAATTTAGCAAACAAAATAACAAAAAGAAATAAAGATAATATAGTAAATCGTGTTCTTACAAACTCGGCTGTTGAGGGAGTTGTGGACCAAAGTGATTATTTCGACAGAAAAGTTGCAAACCAAAATAATCTTGAGAATTATTTTGTGATTGAGGAAGGGGACTATGTTTATAATCCTCGTATATCTGTAACTGCTCCAGTAGGTCCGATATCTAAAAATAAGGTCGGAAGAGGTGTCATGTCGCCGCTATATACAGTGTTCAGGTTTGAGAAGCCAAATAATGACTTTTATGAGCATTACTTTAAAACAGTTCTATGGCATCCCTATTTAAAAAGAGTCTCAAATACTGGTGCAAGACATGACCGTATGAGCATTTCAAATGGTGATTTTATGAAGATGCCTTTGCCTTACAATTCAGAGGCTGAACAACAAAAAATAGCCGACTGCCTTTCTTCGCTTGATGATCTTATTGCTGCTGAGGAGGATAAGCTTAGGACTCTTAAAGCATATAAAAAAGGTTTGATGCAAAAGATGTTTCCCGCTGAAGATAAGACCGTACCCGAATGGAGATTTTCGGATTTTAAGGACAGCGGCGAATGGATAAAAACGACTCTTGGTCAATTAGGTGAGCTTGTCTCGGGATTAACATACAGTCCGAATGATATTAGAGAAAACGGTTTGCTTGTTTTAAGATCGTCAAATATCAAAAATAATGTCATCACATTAGATGACAACGTTTATGTTAGAACAGATATAAGAGGTGCCAATCTTTCTTTTGAAAATGATATATTAATTTGTGTCCGAAATGGTTCAAAAGCTTTGATAGGTAAAAATGCGATTATTCCCAAGGGCATGCCTTTATGTACTCATGGCGCGTTTATGACAGTCTTTAGAACGAAGTTCTCCAAATTTGTGTTTCAACTACTTCAATCAACGGCTTATAATAAACAAGTGAAAGCTGATTTGGGTGCAACCATAAATTCAATTAATGGCACTAAATTGAAAAATTATATCTTCTATATTCCAAAAGATATTAAAGAACAAGAAAAAATAGCTAATTGCCTTTCTGCTTTAGACACCCTTATAACAGCACAGGCAGAAAAAATTGAATCTTTGAGAATTCATAAAAAAGGCTTGATGCAAGGACTGTTCCCTTCTATTGAGGAGGTGAGTGAATGA
- a CDS encoding TnsD family transposase, protein MLPFFTDPYPDELIYSAIARYHFYSGNIDYKDTLEEVFQSRSVIPSLVIGSHFSTLADQLAPNYTVEALLAKYTIYPYYAPFLSKNRKKEILKDVLGDGQGLYTRLGMVAGGICRKDGLYYCPKCATNDVEQYGEPYIHREHQLQGINYCAHHELILKKYPIDFSKSSRIEFIRFDKKLMNLSVLQEADPKEFITIQIALAKMAYQLLQVPIHHQFCRESINLKYRALLRERNLITTSNRIRQNELYKAFQSKFPEGFLVKYESAIDVDDEYNWLKVITRNLKRHSHPFRHLLMFYFLEQDVDCFLQVEADTGPFGCGPWPCLNKTAYHYKECVIPEVNVTRDFSSKAPIGTFECSCGFIYARKGPDRLSKDKYCIGRVKSFGETWKARLSELVAVGAYSTRTIAKMLGVDPKTVKKHLSSEIKIEVVSENDISSRLLTYKRQLVNGIRKYPNYSRTKIRKCFPKEYMYLYRNDKEWLFEQLPKFQEKKNNQAIVDWNSRDREYCFKVEKLYKELIELDKPVRITISIIGKRLGVLANLEKHLDKLPRTKKLLSQTTESTQQFQIRRCCKIIDRILQRKETVALWKVQQIGAVKSHHFHEIKPYLEEYLRTKQEVKSYEQTTS, encoded by the coding sequence ATGCTACCTTTCTTTACGGACCCGTATCCAGATGAATTGATATATTCAGCGATAGCTCGCTATCACTTTTATAGTGGAAATATTGATTATAAAGACACATTAGAAGAAGTTTTTCAAAGTCGTTCTGTAATCCCAAGTTTAGTGATTGGTAGCCATTTTTCTACATTAGCTGACCAACTAGCTCCCAATTACACTGTTGAAGCTTTATTAGCTAAATATACAATTTATCCTTACTATGCTCCGTTTTTATCTAAGAATCGTAAAAAAGAAATTTTAAAAGATGTTCTAGGAGATGGACAAGGGCTTTATACAAGACTTGGAATGGTTGCAGGAGGGATTTGTAGAAAGGATGGACTATATTATTGTCCAAAGTGTGCAACTAACGATGTTGAGCAATACGGTGAACCTTATATACATCGTGAACACCAGCTACAAGGAATTAATTACTGTGCTCATCATGAACTGATATTAAAGAAGTACCCTATTGATTTTTCAAAATCTAGTCGAATTGAGTTTATTCGATTTGATAAAAAACTGATGAATTTATCGGTACTCCAAGAAGCAGATCCTAAAGAGTTTATAACCATTCAAATCGCTTTAGCAAAGATGGCTTATCAATTGCTGCAAGTTCCAATACATCATCAATTTTGTAGAGAATCAATTAATCTTAAGTACCGTGCTCTTTTACGAGAACGCAATTTAATAACAACTTCTAATCGAATTCGTCAAAATGAACTATACAAAGCATTTCAATCAAAGTTCCCAGAAGGATTTTTAGTTAAGTACGAATCAGCAATCGATGTTGATGATGAGTACAATTGGCTGAAGGTCATTACACGCAATCTAAAGCGCCATTCACATCCTTTCCGTCATTTGCTTATGTTTTATTTCTTAGAACAAGATGTAGATTGCTTTTTACAAGTTGAAGCTGATACAGGTCCTTTCGGTTGTGGTCCATGGCCTTGTTTAAATAAAACAGCTTATCATTATAAAGAATGTGTGATTCCTGAAGTAAATGTTACGAGAGATTTTAGCTCAAAAGCACCCATTGGTACGTTTGAATGCTCTTGTGGCTTTATTTATGCTAGGAAAGGTCCTGATAGATTATCAAAAGATAAATATTGTATTGGACGTGTAAAATCGTTTGGGGAGACCTGGAAGGCTAGATTAAGTGAGTTGGTAGCCGTAGGAGCGTATAGTACAAGAACAATAGCTAAAATGCTGGGTGTAGATCCAAAAACGGTTAAAAAGCATCTTTCTTCAGAGATAAAAATAGAGGTTGTATCAGAAAACGATATTTCTTCGAGGTTGCTAACTTATAAAAGACAATTAGTAAATGGAATACGGAAATACCCTAATTATTCAAGAACAAAAATTCGTAAGTGTTTCCCAAAAGAATATATGTACTTGTATCGTAATGATAAAGAATGGCTGTTTGAGCAGCTGCCTAAGTTTCAGGAGAAGAAGAATAACCAAGCAATTGTCGATTGGAACTCACGTGATCGAGAATATTGCTTTAAGGTGGAGAAGCTTTACAAGGAGTTAATCGAACTAGATAAACCTGTTCGAATTACAATCTCGATTATTGGAAAACGGCTTGGAGTATTAGCCAACTTGGAGAAACACCTTGATAAGCTCCCCCGGACTAAAAAGCTCCTATCTCAAACTACCGAATCTACTCAGCAATTTCAAATCAGACGTTGTTGTAAGATTATTGATCGAATATTACAAAGGAAAGAAACAGTTGCATTATGGAAGGTACAGCAAATTGGTGCTGTTAAGTCACATCATTTTCATGAAATAAAACCGTATTTAGAAGAATATTTACGGACAAAACAGGAAGTGAAAAGTTATGAGCAAACAACAAGTTAA
- a CDS encoding helix-turn-helix domain-containing protein translates to MELSEAIKKLRLELRLSQEGLARELHVGFTSVNRWENNHTKPNKIARHALIKLCENNNINNELIELLMNAK, encoded by the coding sequence ATGGAGTTAAGCGAAGCAATTAAAAAACTACGTTTGGAGCTGCGTTTGTCTCAAGAGGGACTTGCTCGTGAGCTTCATGTTGGTTTTACATCTGTGAATCGATGGGAGAATAATCATACAAAGCCGAATAAAATTGCTCGACATGCCTTAATTAAGCTTTGTGAAAATAACAATATAAACAATGAATTGATTGAGCTGCTTATGAATGCTAAATAG
- a CDS encoding AAA family ATPase: MNSQSITSFTDLNELATHFRTVLDSKKYVLLFAYNGTGKTRLSGVFKDLGKHPIPETEEKTRDTLYYNAFTEDLFTWDNDLEGDTNRLLYINRNSRFFDGLRELEMESRIRPFLNRYADFDFSIDYQDWTISFAREVRKDGGTEKIDNIKISRGEENIFVWCFFLAVVQLVVDQEPAYSWVKHIYIDDPISSLDDNNVIAVASHLAKMLKSQEGIKVVISSHHSLFFNVMYNEFKKSKGKDYLLLKNKETDEYLIQETKDTPFFNHVALIKELSNAANTGRLYTYHFNILRNILEKAASFHGFKDFTECIKRDEDDPDGITFARYVNILSHGNYSLFEPIEMVEDNKEVFRKILRGYLELYRFNPELFTEE; encoded by the coding sequence ATGAATTCTCAATCGATAACTTCTTTTACTGATTTAAATGAACTGGCGACCCATTTTAGAACGGTTCTTGATAGCAAGAAATATGTTCTTCTTTTTGCATACAATGGTACAGGTAAAACAAGACTTTCAGGAGTTTTTAAAGACTTGGGGAAACATCCTATTCCTGAAACTGAAGAAAAAACACGAGATACATTATATTACAATGCTTTCACAGAAGATTTATTCACTTGGGATAACGACTTAGAGGGAGACACCAATAGACTCTTGTATATTAATAGAAATTCTCGTTTTTTTGATGGCTTAAGAGAGCTTGAAATGGAAAGTCGTATTCGCCCGTTTTTAAATCGGTACGCTGATTTTGATTTTTCAATTGATTACCAAGATTGGACGATTAGTTTTGCACGGGAAGTCAGAAAAGATGGCGGAACCGAAAAAATAGATAACATAAAGATTTCTCGTGGTGAAGAGAATATATTTGTATGGTGTTTTTTTCTGGCGGTTGTTCAATTAGTTGTTGACCAAGAACCAGCCTACAGTTGGGTTAAGCACATCTATATTGATGATCCCATTTCATCACTGGATGATAATAACGTCATTGCAGTAGCAAGCCATTTAGCTAAGATGCTAAAGAGCCAAGAGGGTATTAAAGTAGTCATATCTTCACATCATTCGTTGTTTTTCAATGTAATGTATAATGAGTTTAAAAAGTCAAAAGGAAAGGACTATCTTTTGTTGAAAAATAAGGAAACAGACGAATACCTTATTCAAGAAACCAAAGATACTCCATTTTTCAACCATGTTGCATTAATTAAAGAGCTAAGCAATGCAGCGAACACAGGTAGACTCTATACTTATCACTTCAATATTTTGCGAAACATTCTTGAAAAGGCAGCATCGTTTCATGGATTCAAAGACTTCACCGAATGTATTAAACGCGATGAAGATGACCCGGATGGAATAACATTTGCAAGATATGTGAACATATTAAGTCATGGGAACTATTCGTTGTTTGAGCCTATTGAAATGGTTGAAGATAATAAAGAGGTTTTCAGAAAAATTTTAAGGGGTTACTTGGAATTATACCGATTCAACCCTGAACTATTTACTGAAGAATAG
- a CDS encoding type I restriction endonuclease subunit R — translation MKAEREIEAGFIEKLRDLKYIYREDIRDKASLEANFKEHFERLNRVKLSDSEFTRLRDSIITSDVFTAARTLREINTFKRDDDTPLQYTLVNTKDWCKNEFEVINQLRMNTDNSNHRYDVIILINGVPVVQVELKSLQITPKKAMEQIVEYKNDHGNGYTNSLLCFMQLFIVSNESNTYYFANNHKEHFCFNADERFLPIYQMADENNNKITHLLDFSDKFLPKCTLGQLISRYMVLVVSEQKLMVMRPYQIYAVKAIMDCIDQNRGNGYIWHTTGSGKTLTSFKTSTLLKDNPDIEKCLFVVDRKDLDRQTRSEFNKFQEGCVEENTNTESLVKRLTSDDYRDKVIVTTIQKLGLALNEDSKRNQEKRKRGEPTYKDRLAKLTDKRIAIIFDECHRSQFGDNHESIKSFFPKAQLFGFTGTPIFEENATYKQIDGTVGSYITTKDVFEKELHAYTITNAIDDRNVLRFHIDYFKPEDFKKAAKASDTVSKKAIVEAILLKHDSATNGRRYNAIFATASINDAIEYFELFKSLQKERKKSDDESFKRLNIGCVFSPPAEGNKDVKQLQEDLQQEKADNEQEPDKKKAALKSIIDDYNLQYGTNHSINEFDLYYQDVQKRIKDHKYTNSDYPHVNKIDITIVVDMLLTGFDSKYLNTLYVDKNLKQHGLIQAFSRTNRVLNDTKPYGNILDFRGQEKDVDEAIALFSGKENSSRAKEIWLVDPAPVVVEKLEKAVVDLETFMESQGLECKPEQVSNLKGDSARGEFINKFKEVQRLKTQLDQYTDIKEEQSAKIEGLLPEDTLRAFRGVYIETAQMLKAQQGKDIKDKDPVIEQLDFEFVLFSSAIIDYDYIMSLISKYTQPDVPKKEKMSREQLISLLCSNSNMMEEREDIIAYIRTLEFGKGLDEKEIKAGYQKFKEEKAVKEMESIANKHGIEPASLQAFIDDIIGRMIFDGEKLSDLLEPLELGWRDRTKKELDLMDNLIPLLKKLADGRVIVGLNAYE, via the coding sequence ATGAAAGCAGAAAGGGAAATAGAAGCCGGTTTTATAGAAAAGCTTAGGGACTTAAAATACATATATCGTGAGGATATTAGAGATAAAGCTTCGCTTGAAGCTAATTTCAAAGAACACTTTGAAAGACTGAATCGTGTAAAGTTAAGCGATTCAGAATTTACACGCCTTAGAGATAGTATTATCACTTCAGATGTATTCACTGCAGCAAGAACTTTACGGGAAATCAACACATTCAAGCGTGATGATGACACGCCGCTTCAATACACCCTTGTTAATACAAAAGACTGGTGTAAAAATGAATTTGAAGTGATAAACCAACTACGTATGAACACAGATAACAGCAACCATCGTTATGATGTTATTATCCTCATTAATGGGGTTCCTGTTGTTCAGGTTGAACTGAAGTCACTGCAAATCACACCTAAAAAAGCAATGGAGCAAATTGTAGAATATAAAAACGACCACGGCAATGGTTATACAAACTCGCTACTTTGCTTTATGCAGCTTTTTATTGTGAGCAATGAGAGTAATACTTATTATTTTGCCAACAATCATAAAGAGCACTTTTGTTTTAATGCAGACGAGCGCTTTTTGCCAATTTATCAAATGGCAGATGAGAACAACAACAAAATTACCCATCTTCTTGATTTTTCTGATAAGTTTTTGCCCAAATGCACTCTTGGGCAACTAATAAGCCGTTACATGGTACTTGTTGTAAGTGAGCAGAAATTGATGGTTATGCGCCCTTATCAGATTTACGCAGTTAAGGCAATAATGGACTGTATTGATCAGAACCGTGGTAATGGATATATCTGGCATACTACCGGAAGTGGTAAAACACTTACATCGTTTAAAACATCAACACTTTTGAAGGATAATCCTGATATTGAGAAGTGTTTATTCGTGGTTGACAGAAAAGATCTTGATAGACAAACTCGATCGGAGTTTAATAAATTTCAGGAAGGATGCGTTGAAGAGAATACCAACACAGAAAGCTTAGTTAAACGGCTTACTTCAGATGACTATCGTGACAAAGTTATTGTTACCACAATTCAAAAGCTTGGGCTGGCTCTTAATGAAGATAGTAAGCGTAACCAAGAGAAAAGGAAAAGGGGCGAACCTACCTATAAAGACCGGCTGGCGAAGCTCACCGATAAACGTATTGCCATTATCTTTGATGAATGCCATCGCTCACAGTTTGGCGATAATCATGAATCAATTAAAAGCTTTTTTCCGAAAGCTCAGCTTTTCGGATTTACTGGAACACCAATATTTGAAGAAAATGCAACATATAAGCAAATTGATGGCACGGTTGGTTCTTATATCACAACAAAAGACGTTTTTGAAAAAGAACTGCATGCCTATACCATAACCAATGCAATTGATGACCGCAACGTGCTTCGCTTCCACATAGATTATTTTAAGCCAGAAGATTTCAAGAAAGCAGCAAAAGCCTCTGACACTGTAAGTAAAAAAGCGATTGTCGAAGCAATATTATTAAAACATGATTCCGCAACAAATGGTAGGAGATACAATGCGATTTTCGCCACAGCTTCTATCAACGATGCAATAGAATACTTTGAACTTTTCAAGTCACTGCAAAAGGAACGAAAAAAATCTGATGACGAAAGCTTTAAGCGGCTAAATATTGGCTGTGTTTTCTCACCTCCGGCCGAAGGAAACAAAGATGTTAAGCAGTTACAAGAAGACTTACAACAAGAAAAAGCCGATAATGAACAAGAGCCAGATAAGAAAAAAGCCGCACTTAAAAGTATCATTGATGACTATAACTTGCAGTATGGCACAAATCACAGCATAAACGAATTCGATTTATACTATCAAGATGTGCAAAAGCGCATCAAAGACCATAAGTACACTAATTCTGACTATCCTCATGTAAACAAAATTGATATTACTATTGTGGTGGATATGCTCTTAACAGGATTTGATTCAAAGTATCTAAACACTTTATACGTTGATAAAAACTTAAAGCAACATGGCTTAATTCAAGCATTTTCAAGAACAAACCGTGTTTTGAACGACACAAAACCTTATGGGAATATTCTTGACTTTAGAGGGCAAGAAAAAGATGTAGATGAAGCAATTGCGCTGTTTTCTGGAAAAGAAAACAGTAGTAGGGCAAAAGAAATTTGGCTAGTTGACCCTGCTCCTGTTGTGGTTGAAAAGCTAGAAAAAGCAGTTGTCGATCTTGAGACATTTATGGAATCACAAGGGTTAGAATGTAAGCCTGAGCAAGTAAGCAACCTTAAGGGCGACTCCGCTCGAGGTGAATTCATTAATAAATTTAAGGAAGTACAACGCCTTAAAACACAGCTAGACCAATATACAGATATCAAAGAAGAACAATCGGCAAAAATTGAAGGACTTTTGCCAGAGGACACTTTGCGTGCGTTCCGTGGTGTTTACATTGAAACTGCCCAAATGTTAAAGGCACAGCAGGGCAAAGATATTAAGGATAAAGATCCGGTGATTGAACAGCTCGATTTTGAATTCGTTTTATTTTCCTCTGCCATTATTGATTATGACTACATTATGTCTTTAATTTCGAAATATACACAACCCGATGTACCTAAAAAAGAAAAAATGAGCCGTGAGCAGCTTATTAGTTTACTTTGTTCCAATTCAAATATGATGGAGGAACGTGAAGATATTATTGCTTATATCAGAACATTGGAATTTGGAAAAGGATTGGATGAAAAGGAAATAAAAGCTGGATACCAAAAATTCAAGGAAGAAAAAGCAGTAAAAGAAATGGAATCAATTGCAAACAAACATGGTATTGAACCTGCATCGTTGCAAGCCTTTATAGATGATATTATAGGGCGCATGATTTTTGACGGTGAAAAGCTAAGTGATTTGTTAGAGCCGCTAGAGCTTGGCTGGAGAGACAGGACAAAAAAAGAACTAGACTTGATGGATAATTTAATCCCACTGCTTAAAAAGCTTGCAGATGGACGTGTGATTGTGGGGCTGAATGCTTATGAATAA
- a CDS encoding Tn7-like element transposition protein TnsE — MSKQQVKIAWPFAKGKKAQLLWIGEPFRFDHKIMIKAYFRSQGRTEGILMDWGTLPSLAIQHFYTDGIITASQAPEGVQEIDMTVYPNKVKYYERPWSIHGSSDPATSRSFVFSFNRKNVFLPVIEVLRSILAPNGFLLYRLFESNSFPQFFTETYEPNKIHLSFSSQYELKYTKTAFVYQLVWLLTNHDIRQVYENLAFRWLQEKALKFEWAFTQPITITARVKKKNNTYTILQIVNMKNKDIPYQNISISHPEIQNQEKSKEAKKYTYRSLNKQGVEEDFILDEQIDGSTEDFDLVQMNQLKHEYTSVPRIERIRGSLSKQRTMEDENTKAYFINQDSIRSTADSGGQQLVRGLEHQMLHEIQAQGELQDFINVLKVLEQYPIIGTIQVIMDVLPDGYGERKFTKLSDNITRRRYIIAQIYLGNGKQYNIVEIERENRSLSTLILSSLVTREWKVIYDRLLVNLVNNSGTWTSKSLKSLEGQGITLLKAKHSSKGVQHRAEVLLNKLIY; from the coding sequence ATGAGCAAACAACAAGTTAAAATTGCTTGGCCTTTTGCAAAAGGTAAAAAAGCACAACTGCTATGGATTGGTGAACCATTTCGATTTGACCATAAAATAATGATTAAAGCTTATTTTCGTTCACAAGGCCGTACTGAAGGTATATTAATGGATTGGGGTACATTACCAAGCCTAGCAATCCAGCATTTTTATACTGATGGCATCATAACGGCAAGTCAAGCTCCTGAGGGTGTACAAGAGATAGACATGACTGTTTATCCTAATAAAGTTAAATATTATGAGCGACCTTGGTCTATTCATGGAAGCAGTGATCCTGCAACTTCCCGTAGTTTCGTGTTCTCTTTCAATAGGAAGAATGTTTTTTTACCAGTCATTGAAGTTTTGCGTAGCATATTAGCTCCAAATGGCTTTCTTTTATATCGTCTGTTTGAATCGAATTCATTTCCGCAGTTCTTCACAGAAACATACGAACCTAATAAAATTCATCTTAGCTTTTCATCGCAATATGAATTGAAATATACAAAGACAGCTTTTGTATATCAATTAGTGTGGTTGCTGACGAACCATGATATACGACAAGTTTATGAAAATTTAGCATTTAGGTGGTTGCAGGAAAAGGCTTTGAAATTTGAATGGGCATTCACACAGCCGATAACTATAACAGCTCGTGTAAAGAAGAAGAACAATACGTATACAATATTACAAATAGTTAATATGAAAAATAAAGATATTCCTTACCAGAATATTTCTATTTCACATCCAGAAATACAAAATCAAGAGAAATCCAAAGAAGCGAAGAAGTACACTTACCGTTCTCTAAATAAACAGGGTGTCGAAGAAGACTTTATATTAGATGAACAAATAGATGGTTCCACCGAAGACTTTGATCTCGTGCAAATGAATCAGTTAAAACATGAATATACATCAGTTCCCAGGATTGAACGTATTAGAGGTAGCCTTTCCAAGCAAAGAACCATGGAAGATGAAAACACAAAGGCATACTTCATTAATCAAGATTCTATTCGATCAACCGCAGATAGTGGTGGTCAACAATTAGTGCGAGGGTTAGAGCATCAAATGTTACATGAAATTCAAGCACAAGGTGAACTTCAAGATTTTATAAATGTTCTAAAAGTACTTGAGCAGTATCCTATAATAGGTACAATACAAGTAATTATGGATGTGTTGCCAGATGGGTACGGTGAACGTAAATTCACGAAATTGAGTGATAATATCACAAGGAGACGTTATATAATTGCTCAAATATATTTGGGAAACGGAAAACAATACAACATTGTAGAAATTGAACGAGAAAATCGCTCTTTGTCTACGTTGATTTTATCTTCGCTTGTAACTCGTGAATGGAAAGTTATTTATGACCGTTTGCTAGTAAATCTTGTGAATAATAGTGGAACATGGACAAGTAAGTCTTTGAAAAGCCTTGAAGGTCAAGGTATTACACTGTTAAAAGCTAAACATAGTTCTAAAGGGGTTCAGCACAGAGCAGAGGTTTTATTAAACAAATTAATTTACTAG
- a CDS encoding type I restriction-modification system subunit M, whose product MTDTQQKQLGATLWGIADKLRGSMNADDFRDYMLSFLFLRYLSDNYEEAAKKELGTDYLQCEEEIKKLTVAANQDDVINALKEQIIDYANKQQFDSKEKNTIIEEHEVLLESKKLTPLVVWYINNLDLVATFEKQMRRKVHFVIKPQYLWGNIYELARTQNKYLLKNLQAGFKFIENESFDSTFRGLFSEVNLDSDKLGKNYESRNTTLCSIITAIAEGLSEFPNESDLLGDAYEYLIGQFAAGSGKKAGEFYTPQQISTILSRIVTLDSQDPSIGKKRKLNNILDFACGSGSLLINVRKQLGANNIGQIYGQEKNITTYNLARMNMLLHGLKDSEFKIFHGDSLLNDWEILTEMNPAKKLEYDAVVANPPFSYRWEPTDTLAEDFRFKSYGLAPKSAADFAFLLHGFHFLSSEGTMAIILPHGVLFRGGAEEKIRTKLLKDGNIDAIIGLPANLFFSTGIPVCILVLKKCKKFEDVLFINASEYYDRGKRQNFLLPEHIDRIVDTYQFRKEDDKRYSRRVSMKEIEKNDFNLNISRYVSTAAEEEIIDLTDVKKNLDEIEVAISKAKDKHNQFLKELGLPELS is encoded by the coding sequence ATGACTGATACACAACAGAAACAATTAGGCGCAACACTTTGGGGAATTGCTGACAAATTGCGCGGGTCCATGAATGCTGATGACTTCCGTGATTATATGCTGTCTTTCCTCTTCCTGCGCTACCTTTCGGATAATTATGAAGAAGCGGCAAAGAAAGAACTCGGCACCGATTATTTACAATGTGAAGAAGAAATAAAAAAACTCACCGTTGCTGCCAATCAGGATGATGTTATTAACGCATTGAAAGAACAAATAATAGACTATGCTAATAAACAGCAATTTGATAGCAAGGAAAAAAACACAATAATTGAAGAGCATGAAGTGTTGTTGGAAAGCAAAAAGTTGACTCCACTTGTTGTTTGGTATATCAACAATTTAGATCTAGTGGCTACGTTTGAAAAACAAATGAGACGTAAAGTTCATTTTGTAATCAAGCCACAATATCTCTGGGGTAATATATATGAATTGGCTCGTACACAAAATAAGTATCTTTTAAAAAATTTGCAAGCAGGCTTCAAATTTATAGAAAATGAATCCTTTGATAGCACGTTTCGCGGATTATTTTCTGAGGTTAACCTCGACTCAGATAAGCTTGGAAAGAATTATGAATCACGCAATACAACGCTGTGCTCAATAATAACTGCTATTGCAGAAGGATTATCGGAGTTCCCCAATGAAAGTGACCTTCTAGGAGATGCGTATGAATACTTAATAGGACAATTTGCTGCAGGCTCAGGTAAAAAAGCAGGAGAGTTTTATACGCCCCAGCAAATTTCAACTATCCTTTCTAGAATAGTCACACTTGATAGCCAAGACCCAAGCATAGGTAAAAAACGGAAACTTAATAACATACTTGACTTTGCGTGCGGTTCCGGCTCGCTTCTGATTAATGTTAGAAAGCAGCTCGGTGCAAATAATATTGGTCAAATATACGGGCAGGAAAAGAATATAACAACTTATAATCTTGCTCGTATGAATATGCTTCTACATGGGCTTAAAGACTCCGAATTTAAAATATTTCACGGAGATTCACTGCTAAATGATTGGGAAATTCTCACTGAAATGAACCCAGCAAAAAAGTTGGAATATGATGCAGTTGTAGCCAATCCACCTTTCAGTTACCGCTGGGAGCCTACCGATACTCTAGCTGAGGATTTCCGCTTTAAAAGCTACGGTCTTGCACCGAAATCAGCAGCTGACTTTGCATTTTTACTTCATGGGTTTCACTTTTTAAGTAGTGAGGGAACAATGGCAATTATCTTGCCTCATGGTGTTCTGTTCCGTGGTGGAGCAGAGGAGAAAATCAGAACAAAGCTACTCAAAGATGGAAATATTGACGCGATTATAGGTTTGCCCGCTAACTTGTTTTTTTCAACGGGTATTCCGGTTTGTATTCTTGTGCTTAAAAAATGCAAAAAATTTGAAGACGTGTTGTTTATCAACGCAAGTGAGTACTACGACAGAGGTAAGCGGCAAAATTTCCTATTGCCAGAGCATATCGACAGAATAGTTGACACATATCAATTTCGAAAAGAAGATGACAAAAGATACTCTCGCCGTGTATCTATGAAAGAAATTGAAAAGAATGATTTCAACTTAAACATTTCAAGATATGTTAGTACGGCTGCGGAAGAAGAAATTATTGACCTTACAGATGTGAAAAAAAATCTAGATGAAATTGAGGTTGCTATTAGCAAGGCAAAGGATAAGCATAATCAATTCTTAAAAGAGCTTGGATTGCCTGAGCTATCTTAA